GGGCTAGCGGTAGCTGCAAACTGCCCACATTCAAACTGCTAAAGAAGAAGGCAATAGGCAAAATCAGCAGGGGATTGTAGTTGCCTAGCATGATAACCAGCAGCGAGAGAAACCCTAGGTTGCTGGAAATACTGGGGATCAAGCG
The DNA window shown above is from Cyanobacteriota bacterium and carries:
- a CDS encoding ABC transporter permease; the protein is RLIPSISSNLGFLSLLVIMLGNYNPLLILPIAFFFSSLNVGSLQLPLALNLESSLSGVIQGALVLFVLLGRGIRQPQRS